The Methylocaldum marinum genome includes the window ATGGAAGCTGAGGCTGTTGCCATTCGGACACCCAGCCCTCGCCGACGGTTTGAGCGCCCTGGAGACTCTCCGGCAGGTAGGAAAACTTGATCCCGGCCAGATTTTCAAGGAGTACGACGTCTTCGATCGCCTCCGCCGGGGCGGCGGACGCGATCGAATTCGGGTTCGAGACATAAGGCCGCATGGCAACCTTCAGATCGTAATGGTTCCCGTTTTCGGCGACATAGAGTCTGAAGCGATAAAGACCACCCATTCGGACTTGTTGCGGCATGGTTGCAACATATTCGATCCAATTTTCCCCGCCTCTTAATGAGGTACCCACGCCCTGGGGGTCTTCCATGTCGACCAGCGGCAAAGCGCCGCCGATATGGCTGCGCAAGAAATTCTCCACGAGAAAAAGCCGACTTGCCCGTGCCAACTTGTCCTCGCCGCTATCCCAACTGTTTACGCCGATGCGCAGGCTCCCGAGCAGCAGGAGCATCATGACTCCGAGCAGCGTCGTGGCTATCAGAACCTCGATGAGCGTAAAGCCGGCGTTGTTGCGAAAAGAACCCAGGCGCGTCTCGTGACGCTTTCCACGCATCCGCTCACGGAGACCTGAACGCGGCTCATTCCGGGGGCGGCGTGCCGGCAAGTTCCTTCCAAGAACGTTAGAACGGCTTTGCTGTCGAGTTTCGCTGGTCATCGGAAGCCGGAAATTCCCGTTCGGGTGGACAGCAGTCTGAGGGTCGTGAGCTCGTAGGTGCGCGATTCGTCGCCTTCCTCCCATTGAACCCTGAGGTCGACCTGGTACGGAACAAGGGGCAAGTTTTCGGCGAATTGAATCGGATCTTCGCCCTGGTAGGGATTGACGCTCATGGTCCAATGAAAAGTCTCGTCGACATCGCCGCTCGTCTCGCCCGGCTGCAAAGGGATTTCCCCGTCGGCTGCCGCAAGCAGCGATTCGGCGATCACCGCGGCACGGGCGTATTGGTCGGCAACTCCGGAAATTCTGGCTGCACCGCCGAAGATGCGCAGCAGGACGCCCAAGGCCAGGGCCAACACCGCGAAAGCGACCAGGATTTCGAGCAGGGAGAAGCCGCTCTGGCGGAGCCGGCGTTCATTCCTCATGGGTGACGACCTCTCCGGTGAGCCAGTTGACATCTACCAGGCGTTTTCTTCCGGCCGCTTCCAGGGTGACGCGTCCGCCGGTCGAGGAACCGTCGGGGAAAAAGCGAATGCTGCCGATACCGTCTTCTCCAGCTTCCCTTTCCGCGGTGTAAAGGCTGATTGTGACGCTATCCGGCAATGAAAACACTTTTTGACGACCACTGACCCGATAGGCCTTGTGGTTTACGTCAAGCTCGAACGTGGCTTCGCGCGCACCGCTCAGCGCCTGGCCGCGGACGTACCGTAAGCCGGATGCGATGTCTCGCGAGGCGGCGGTGAGCTGCGCACGGTTCATAAGCGGGATGACGTTCGGCACGGCGACGGCTGTCAGCGCGGCTGCTATTGCCAGCGCCAACAGCATTTCCATAAGCGTGAATCCGGCTGATCGGACTGCCGCGGCGGGGGCAGCGCAAAACACGGTGGTCCGCGCCGGAATCCTGTGCGTGGTCGCCCGAGCAGGCATCTTCGGATTATGGCGTTTCCGATGCCGAAACGGCATCTCTCGAATCCTGCACGCGGCCAATTTCCAGGCCCGAGGCGTTCCAAGCACCCGATGTACTATTCCCAGCTAACGATGTCCTGATCTTCGCCTTCACCCCCCTCGGCAGCGTCTGCCCCCAGGGTGAAAAGATCGAATTTGCCGTGCTGGCCGGGTGAGGCGTATTGGTAAGGATTGTTCCAGGGGTCGACCGGAACCTTTTTCTTGCGCAGGTAAGGGCCGTTCCAAATCTTGGCATTACTCGGCTGTTCGATGAGCGCCGCGAGGCCCTCGTCGGTGGCCGGGTAGCGGCCCACATCCAATCGATACATATCCAGCGCGGAAGAAAGTTCCTCGATCTGCAGCCGGGCGGTCTTGGTTTTGGATTCTCCCAGGTGTTTGACGACCTGAGGTCCGACCAGGCCGGCCAACATGCCGATGATGGCCAGTACCACCAGGAGTTCGATCAGGGTAAAGCCGCGTTGAGTTCGGTTATGGCGTCTTTGTTTTTGCATAAGCTTACGAGTCGTAGATAAAACGGAAATTGACGATTCGACGGAAGTTGTGAAAACCACGTTAAAAAGCCAGGTCGTTGACGCTCAAGATCGCCATCAGGATCGAGATGATGATTCCGGCGATCATCAGGCCTAGGCCCACGATCAGGACGGGTTCCAGCAGAGCCAGCATGCGCTGGACGGAGATCTTGATTTCCTTGTCGTACGTGACCGCGACGCGTTCCAGCATCTCGGCCAGATGGCCCGACTCCTCGCCCAGCTTGATCATTTGCAAGGCCAAGGTGGGGAACAGGCCGCTTTCGATCAGCGGCGCCGACAGGCTGCCGCCGCTCTTCAGACTCTCCACGGCCACGCCGACACCGTCGACGACGACGCGATTGCCAAGCGTTTCCCGGACGATGGTCAGGGCCGCCAGCATCGAGACGCCGTTGGCGAGCAAGGTGGCCAGGGTACGGCTGAAGCTCGCGACTTCCAGCTTGCGGATCAGATCGCCGACCATGGGCAGGTTCAACAATCGAGCATCCCAAACCTGGCGACGCTCGGGGTCCGTGAACTGATAGCGAAAATAGCTGGCCACGCCCACGACCGCAATCAAGAAAGCCCACCAGTAGGACTGCAAGCCCTCGGCCACGCCGACCACGATTTGAGTCGGCACGGGAAGCTCCTTGCCGGCCGATTCGAACATTTCGGTGAACTGCGGCACCACGAAAGTCAACAGCAGCAGCAAGGACAAGACCGCCATCGTAACCAGGATCGCGGGATAAATCAGCGCCGTGGTAACCGTATCGCGGAGCTCCTTGGAGCGATCCAGGTAATCCGACAAGCGCTCCAGAACCAGTTCCAGCGCGCCGCCGGCTTCGCCGGCGCGAATCAGGTTGATATAGAACCGCGAGAAAACCCCGCCTTGGGCTTCCAGCGCGTCGGACAGCTGTGCGCCGCCTTTGACCGAGTCCAGCACTTTGCTGATTAGACCGTTCAGTGCCGGTTCGTTCGCAGTCAGTTCGAGCAGCACGGTCAGCGCCCGGTCGAGCGGCAGGCCGGCATGCAGCAGAGTCAACAGTTCGCGCGTGAACAATCCGACCTGTTTCTGGGAAATCCGGGTTTTGCTGCGCCGGAACCCCATCCACGCGAATGGCCGCGATTTCGCCGGCACCACCCGGATCGGCAGGAACCCCTCGTTTTGCAGGGCCATGATCAAAGTGGTTTCATCGGCGGCTTCGCGTTCCGCTTCCACCGTTTCGCCATCCCGATCCACGGCTTTATAGACGTAAAGAGCCATAATAATCAGCTATCCGAAGTGACGCGCAGAACTTCCTCAATCGTGGTCAGGCCCATGACGGCCTTGCGCAGACCGTCCTCGTACATGGTGTACATGCCTTCCTGCAAGGCCAGTTCCTCGATCTGTCGCGACTGCGCGTGACTCATCACCAGGCGGCGGATGGCGTCGCTAATGACCAGAAATTCCTGAATCGCAAGTCGTCCGCGATAGCCGGTCCCGTCGCATTGTTCGCAACCTTTGGGACGATGCAGGATAACCGGGCCGTCGGCGAACCTCGCCAATTTCATTTCTTCGACCACCTCGGGCATGGCAGGATAGGGCTCCCGGCAATTCGGACAGAGGCGGCGCACCAGGCGCTGGCCCAAAATGCCGTTCACGGTGGAGGTAATGAGGTAATCCTCCAGGCCCATGTCCATGAGCCGGGTTACGCCGCCCGCGGCATCGTTGGTGTGCAGGGTGGACAACACCAGGTGCCCGGTAAGCGCCGATTGCACGGCGATGCGGGCGGTTTCCAGATCGCGCATTTCGCCGATCATGATCACATCGGGGTCCTGCCGGACGATGGAGCGCAGGGCATTGGCGAAGGTCAGTCCGATCTGGGGCTTGACCTGGATCTGGTTGACGCCCTCCAGTTGGTATTCCACCGGGTCCTCGACGGTGATGATCTTGCGCTCGGGCGTATTGAGCTTGTGCAATGCCGTGTAGAGCGTGGTGCTTTTGCCGCTGCCGGTGGGGCCGGTGATCAGTATGATGCCGTGAGGCAGCGCCAGCACATCGAGGAATCGCTCGAGCATGGCTCCCTCGAAGCCGAGGGAGGAAAAGTCGAAGACGATGCTCTCCTTGTGCAAAAGACGGATGACCACGCTTTCGCCGTACATGGTGGGTACCGTGGAAACACGAAGATCCAGTTCCCGGCCTTGCACCTGAAGCTTGATGCGTCCATCCTGGGGAAGGCGGCGTTCGGCGATGTTGAGTTTGGCCATGATCTTGATGCGCGAAATCACGGCGGCGGTGGACCGCACCGGCGGTGCTTCCACCTCGCGCAACACGCCGTCGACGCGGAAGCGGACTTTCAGGCGTTGTTCGAACGGCTCGACGTGGATATCCGACGCCCGCGACTCCACCGCCCGCTGCATGATCAGGTTGACCATCCGGATCACCGGCGCTTCGGAGGCCAGGTCCTTGAGGTGTTCCACGTCGGCTTCGTCGATTTCCTCGTCGCTGCCGAAATCCGCGACGATCTGGCCCATGAGGGTCTTGCCGGAACCGAGTTGCTGTTCGAGCGCGCGGTCGATTTCCGAGGGCAGTCCCACCTGGGGCTTGACCGGTTTTTCGCAGGCCAGGGCAAGGGCGGCCAATAAATCGTGATCGAAGGGGTCGGCTACCGCCACCACGAATTCGTGCTCTTGTGCGGCGATGCCGACCACGTGGTTTTCCTTGAGAAAGCGGATGGCCACCGTGTCCGGAAGCGGAGAGGTGTCAGGATAGTCCGCGGGCGAAACCAACGGGAAGGATCCGACGTCGGCCAGTACTTCCGCGGTATCGCGTTCCGAGACCAGGCCTAGCCTCGCGAGTAGGGCGGGCAGCTTCGGTTCGTCGGCCTGCGCCGCCAAGCGTTTTGCGCGGTGGATTTCCGTTTCGCGGACTTTCCCGCGCTTGACGAGTTCCTCGGCAAAACGCTCATAGGGGTGTGCCTCCACGGATTGCGGGTAGATTGGAGGCGGATTCAGCTGTTGCGGTGCGATGGCCAAAGTCTTCTCTCGCATAAAGCAAAGCGCCTTAGACCTTATAAGATCCGGAAGTGCCGAACCGAAGGCGAAATATTTAGTTTATCAGTAGAAATCGAAGGGAATATTACACTAAATCATCAATTATCCAGTGGCTTATCGATGTTTCAGGACGCTGTTCTCGCTTGCCCGATCCGAGTTGCCGCCGAATTCGGCCCTGTTCGATACGAATATTGGACCATGCCGTAATCGGACTCGTTGCATATTGCGTTTTTTGCCATGGTCCGCGCGTCGCGGCATAGGAAGACACTGAAATTTCGGAATGTCGGGAAAACGAGCTGAAAAAGCGGCGCAGCGGGGCAGAAGGGATGCGATTTCCGCTGACCGCGGCGGACGTCGGTCATTGAATCGAGATACCCGCGCGCCGGCCGATACCGCGAAAAGGGTTGCCGGTCCTTTTCCGGCTCCATATTATTCCCGTTCAACTCGAGTGTTTGGATTTATCAATGAATTTACTCGCCTCGGAAGTTTTTGAGCGTTTCAGGCATCAGGGTTTGATCGTCGATCACCGCGGACCGGATATGGTCATTCACCGCTTGGCCCCCATCGATGACTGCGCTCCCGGAGATTTGGTGTTCGTGGATCATATGAAATATCTGCCCCAAGTCCATGAATCGAAACCTGCTGCGGTGGTCACCACCGAGGCGGTCGCCGCGGAATTGAACGATGCCGGGGTGTCTCTGCTGATCGCACCGAATGTGCGCCTGGCCATCGCCCTGCTCAAGCAGACCTACGGCGACCGCGACGTGCGGAACGTCGAGTGGCCGAGAGTCCACCCGTCGGCCGTGATTCACGAGAGCGTCGCGGTCCCGGAAGATGCGGTGATCGGTCCCGGGGTGGTCCTGGGCGCCGACGTCAGTCTCGGGTCCGGTGTCGTGATCATGGCGAATACGGTGGTGGAAAGGGGAGCAAGAATCGGCCGGGAGACGGTGATCCATCCGCGCTGCACCGTCGGTTACGAGTGCGAGATCGGCGCCAATGTGATTTTGAAGGCCGGTTGCGTCATCGGCTCGGAGGGCTTCGGGTTCGCCCAGGACGAACGCCGTCGCAATTACCGGATTCCCCACACCGGCAAGGTCATCGTCGAGGACCGGGTGGTGATCGGCGCCAATACCAATATCGACCGCGCCACCTACGGGGCCACCATCATACGCTCGGGAGCCGTGATCGATGCGCTTTGCCACATCGGGCACAACGTGGAAATCGGCGAGGACTGCATTCTCTGTGCTCACACCGGCATTTCCGGATCGACCCGGTTCGGCAAGAGGGTCATCGCGTCCGGTCAGACCGGCACTCTGGACCATATCACCGTGGCCGACGACGTGGTGCTGCTCCACCGCGCCGGTCTTCACAACAGCATCAAGCAGCCCGGCATGTACGCCGGCGGGCCGGCTCAGCCCTTGCAGCAATACCTGAAGAACATGGCGGTATTTCCCCGTCTGCACGAGATGTGGACGCGGTTGAAGAACCTGGAGAAAAAGATTGCCGATCTGGCCAGGGCAGAGTGACATGAAAATCGCCACTTGGAACGTCAACTCCCTGCGCGTACGTCTGCCCCATGTTTTGAACTGGCTCGGACAGGAACGGCCCGACGTGCTGGCCGTTCAAGAAACCAAGATGACCGATCCGGAGTTCCCGGTCGCGGAACTGGCGGAAGCCGGCTATCGGTCGGTTTACAGCGGGCAGAAGACCTATAACGGCGTCGCCGTACTCAGTAAGCTCGATCCATGTGATCCGATCACCGATCCCGCGGACTTCGACGATCCTCAGCGACGCATTCTGGCCGTCACGGTCGCCGACTGCCGGATTGTGAATCTCTATGTGCCGAACGGCGGGGAGGTAGGCTCCGACAAATATGCCTACAAGCTCAATTGGCTGGCCAAGATGCGCAACTGCCTGCGCCTCGAATTGGAGCGCCACCCGCGCTTGGTGGTTCTGGGCGATTTCAATATCGCGCCGGAGGACAGGGACGTGTACGATCCCGAGTCCTGGCGCGAAAAGATCTTGTGCAGCACGCCGGAGCGGGAGGCATTCCGCGCCTTGCTCGACCTCGGCTTGACCGATGCTTTCAGGCGTTTCGATCAGGCCGAGAAGAGCTATACCTGGTGGGATTACCGCCTCAATGCTTTCCGCCGCAACTTGGGGCTACGTATCGATCATATTCTGGTTAGCGCTCCACTCGCCGAGGATTGCCTGGCTTGCCGCATCGATGTCGAACCCAGAAAGCTCGAACGGCCCTCCGATCATGCGCCGGTGGTGGCGGAATTTCGGGCGTGAGCGGGGGCGGTGTTCGCTCCAAGGTCGACACCGAGACGGCTGCAATGGCAGTAATCCGTTGCCCCTTGCTTGACGGCGTTCGACCCGGAGTGCATCTTTTGATCGAAACTGGCGCGGCGTAAGGCGATCCAAATATTATGCTAAAAACCGCAGTTGACTACCGAAATGACCGCAATGCCCCATCAGCCGCCGCATTCCCTCACCCCAGCCCCTCTCCCAGAGGGAGAGGGGCTGGGGTGAGGGTCTAGCGCTTTTCAGGTTGTATCCAACTGCCGGATTTAGGATTATCGCTCACGCCGAACGAGAGGGACTCCGGATGACAGTTCCATGGAAAGGTGCGAACGTGCAATACAAACGAATGCTCGTCCTTCTGGCCACGCTCGTCCTAACCGGATGTGCGGTCAGTCCGGCGCAGCATCCGCAAGCCCTGCCCGCTTACCGTCTCTCCGAGAAGCTTTTCGAGCAGGGGCCGTATGGGCGAAACGGCATCGTGTGTACGCCGACCGCCGTCGTGGGACACCTTGTCGGCGGCGGGACAGCCCTTGCCGTTCTTCCGCTTTATTTGGTGGGTGGCCCCATCGATTATTTCATTACCCCTAAGCCTCGTTCGGAACATCCTCCGCCGATAGCATCGGCACTCAGCAATGTTTCCTGGTTTTTCGGCACTTTCGCCGGATTGATCGCAGGGACTCCTTTTTTGCCTTTTTCGTATCTCGCCGACCAGCGTCAGTGCGAACGAATTATCCTGTATTGAACGCCCGGGGCTGCTTCGCCAAGCCCTTTTCAGCCGTGTCCGGTTGAGCCGTTGGGCCGGGGGCGCCGGCAAAGGGGGGGCCGACCGACGAATGCACGAGTCGATTTACCCTTGCCGACGGCGCCAACGATTTCCGCCAAGCCTGTTTTTCCGTACGAGCGAGATGAAAACGGCTTTAGTCGAGGCGAATCCGTAGAAAATTTCCGATCTCCGTGACCCAAAGTATGCCGTCGCCGCGCGTTCCGGTGCGGCTGTTTTCGCGAATGATGCGGACGATTTCGTCCACCTTGTCGTCCGGGGCGACGATCTCCACTCGCACTTTGGGGGAAAAATCGGTCAATTCTTCCCGAATGCCGTGGCTGACCTCCGGTTCCTCGTGGTGGCTGCAACCCTCCACTCGGCTTACGCTCATCCCCGGAAATCCGCGCATTTGACGGAAGGCGTTTCTGAGCTTGCCCAAGCGCTGGGGCTGAATGATGGCTTTGATCTCTTTCATGGAATCTCCTCGTTCAAGCTTCGATGCGTTTTTCTTCGAACCATCGGTAAAGAGTAGGCAGCACGACCAGGGTGAGCAAGGTCGAGGTGATCAACCCGCCGATCACCACGATTGCCAGCGGGCGCTGGACTTCGGAGCCCGGTCCGGTGGCGAACAGAAAGGGCACCAGGCCCAGCATCGCGACGGTTGCAGTCATCATCACCGGCCGGAAACGCTGCTTGCAGCCTTCGACGATGGCGTCGTGCTGGCGGAGCCCATCGTCCCGCAGTCCTCGTATGTAAGAAACCAGCACCACGCCGTTCAGGACTGCAATGCCCCATAGGGTGATGAAACCGACCGACGCAGGCACCGAGAGATATTCGCCGGTGACGAACAACGAGAAAATGCCGCCCATGGAGGCGAACGGCAGCACCAGGATGATGAGAGCCGCGAACCGCAGTGAATTGAAGAGTAGAAACAATAGAAAGAAGATCGCCGCGATGGTGATGGGAATGATGACCATGAGCCGATTCATGGCGCGCTCCAGGTTCTCGAACTGTCCGCCCCAGACGATGTAATAACCTTCCGGGAGCTTCACTTTTTCGGTAACGGCCTTTTGCAGCTCGGCGACAAAGCCGCCTAAATCGCGGCCTCGGACGTTCGCGCCGATTACCAGGCGGCGCCGGGCGTATTCGCGGCTGATCTGCGCCGGTCCGTCCACGACTTCGACGATGGCCAAATCTTCCAGCGGCACCAGGGCGCCATTGGGCGATTTCAGCAGAATTTGGCCGATTGCCTGAGGATTGTTTCGGAATTTTTCGGGAAATCGGACTACCGCAGAAAACCGCCGCTCGCCTTCGTAGATCTCGGTGCTGACCCGGCCGCCGATGGCGGTCTCGATGATGTCGTTGATGTCGGCCACGTTGATGCCGTGGCGGGCGATGGCCTGGCGGTCGACATCGATCGTGAGATATTGCTGGCCGCTCACCCGTTCGACGCGGATGTCGGCAGCGCCTTCGATCGAGTTGAGTACCTTGATGATTTCGTCGGCCTTTTGCTTCAGCACTTCCAGCTCGTCGCCGAACAGCTTGATGGCAATGTCGGAGCGCACCCCGGTCACCATTTCGTCCACCCGGTCCGAGATCGGCTGCGCCATCACGATATTCACACCCGGCAGCACCTTGAGCTTCTCCCGGATGGCGTCCATGACATCGTTCTGATCCCAGCCGTCCGGAAGCTGATCCTGGGGCTTGAGCGTCACGATCGGCGTGGACTCGTTTTCCGGCTGTGGATCGGTGGGGCTTTCGCTCCGTCCCAGTTGCGAAACCGCTTTAGCCACCCCCGGCACTTCCATTGCCAAACGCATGGCTTCGCTCTCCAGGCGGATGGATTCGTCCAGCGACATGCTCGGGACCCGATTGATGCCGGGTACGATCGAACCTTCCTTCATCTCCGGGATGAAGGATGTACCCAGGAAGGGAAACAGCAACAGGCTGCTGACCAGCAAAGCCAGGGCGCTCGCCACCACCTTCAAAGGACTACCCAGCGCGAAGTGCAGCAACTTGAGGTAGGGGCGCTTCATGAATGCGATAATCGGCGTATCGTGATCGGCTCCGCCTTTGAGCAGATAGGAGCACAGTACCGGCGACAAGGTCAGCGATACGATCAGGGACACGAATAAGGCGATCGCGATGGTGTAGGCCAGCGGTGCGAACATCTTGCCTTCGAGTCCGGTCATCGTCATCAGCGGCAGGAATACCAGACAGATGATGCCTACTCCGAACAGCACCGGCGTTCCCACCTCGGCGGCGGCGCGCAACACGATCATGCTGCGGCTTTCGCCGGTTTCTTCGGCCTCGCCCAGATGGTGAAAGGCGTTTTCGACCACGACCACCGAGCCGTCCACCATGATGCCGATGGCGATGGCGAGTCCGCCGAGAGACATGAGATTGGCCGAGATGCCATAGTGGTTCATCATCATGAAGGTCACCAGCGGCGTGACGATCAGGGTCGCCACCACGATCAGGCTGGAGCGGATGTCTCCCAGGTACAGGAACAATACGATCACCACCAGGAAGATGCCTTCCATCAATACCTTGGTTACGGTGTGGATCGCCGCATCCACCAGGTCGGTGCGGTCGTAGAAGGGGACGATTTTTAGACCGCCGGGCAGCATTCCTTGTTCGTTGATCTCGACGACGCGCTCCTTGACCCGGCCGACGATCTCCTTGGCGTTGCCGCCGCGGAGCTGCATAACGATGCCGCCGACGGCTTCCGTAAAGCCGTTCTTGATCACGGCTCCCGAGCGTACCGCATGGCCGATGCGCACCTCGGCCACGTCATGGATGTAGACGGGGGTGCCCTCGATTTCCTTGAGAACGATATTGCCGATATCCTCGACATCGTGAATCAGACCGATGCCGCGGATGAGATATTGCTCGGCATATTGCGGCAGTTTGCCGCCGCCGCTGTTGGCATTATTGAGCGCCAGCGCGGTGTAGACGTCTTTCAGGGTCAGATCGTAATGACGCAAGCGGTTGGGATCGGGAAGAACCTGGTATTGGCGTTCCAGGCCGCCGATCGAGTTGATTTCGGCAACACCCGGGATGCCGCGGAGCAAGGGGCGCACGACCCAGTCCTGGACGGTTCTGCGCTCGGTCAGTTCTTCCTCGGTCAGCGCGCGTTCGCCGTCGTCGGCGCGCTCCAGGGTATATTGGTACACTTCGCCCAGTCCTGAGGAAACCGGTCCGAGCACGGGGGTGACGCCTTCCGGCAAGCGTTCCGCCGCTTCGATCATGCGCTCGAGCACCAGTTGCCGGGCGAAATAAACATCGGTTTCATCGTCGAAGACCAGGACAATCTGCGACAAGGCGTTGCGGTTCACCGAGCGCATCTCGACCAGGCCTGGAAGCCCCGTCATGGCGATTTCCAGCGGAACCGTCACGAATCGCTCGACTTCTTCCGCAGAGCTGCCGGGCACTTCGGCCGCCACTTGGACCTGGACGTTGGTCACGTCGGGAAAGGCGTCGACCGACAGGTGTTGCATCGCCGAAATGCCGAACGCCAGCAGACAGACCGCGACGATCAGAACCACCAGCCGCTGTTTCAGCGCGGCGCGGATTAAGCTTTCGATCATGGCTTACTCCAGTTCTTTGCGGATGCGTTCATTATTCAGATGGAACGCGCCATCGACGACGATCCGCTGTCCCTCGGTCAAGCCCGCGACGACTCGGCGGAGTCCGCCCAGGTCCGGGCCCAGCGATACCGGCGTCAATACGAACTGGTCTTCGGACGCACGCACGAAAACATAGTCCCGGTCGCCGGTTCTCACCACGGCTTTGGCCGGGATGTTGAGCGAACTGACTCGCGGTCTGTGAATGACCATGGTCGCGAGCATCTCGGGCTTGATCTTGCGTTCCGGATTCTTGAGTTCCATTCGCACGGTGACGGTGCGGGTCGACGGGTTGACCGTATCCGCCACGTAAATCACCTTGCCGGTGATTTTCTGGCCGGGAAGGGCCGGAATCTGCACCTCGGCCTCGCCGCCGGTTTCGACCAGATAGGCTTGCTGCTCAGGGGCTTCGGCGACAACCCAGACTTCCGACAGGTCGGCGATCGTGAACAAGTCGTCGGCGGGCTCGACAATCTGGCCTATGGAAATCTTCCGCTCGATGACCGTTCCCGACAGCGTGGCCGTGACCGGGATCACGGAATCGATCTGGCCGCTGTTCGACAGGCGCCGGATGGCGGCCTCGCTCATTCCCATCACCGCCAACTGGTCCTTGCCGGCGCGGAGTTCCACCTCGACTTCGGCGAGTTCGCTCTCGCGCTCGGTGAGTTCCGCACGGCTGATGACGTCGGCCTCCAGCAGTCGGCGCGCTCGCTCGACCGCCAGCCGGTGCAGATTCATCTGTGTTCTGGCTTTCAGGTAAGCGGCCTGAGCCATGCTCAGTTCGGTGCTGTTGATGCTTGCGAGGCGCTCGCCCTGGCGCACGTTCTGTCCGATGAAGGCGGCGACGTTGGTGACCCGGCCGGTGACACTCGG containing:
- a CDS encoding prepilin-type N-terminal cleavage/methylation domain-containing protein, which produces MRGKRHETRLGSFRNNAGFTLIEVLIATTLLGVMMLLLLGSLRIGVNSWDSGEDKLARASRLFLVENFLRSHIGGALPLVDMEDPQGVGTSLRGGENWIEYVATMPQQVRMGGLYRFRLYVAENGNHYDLKVAMRPYVSNPNSIASAAPAEAIEDVVLLENLAGIKFSYLPESLQGAQTVGEGWVSEWQQPQLPLLIQVQIEPEDEEPWPALVVALKTRR
- a CDS encoding type IV pilus modification PilV family protein — translated: MRNERRLRQSGFSLLEILVAFAVLALALGVLLRIFGGAARISGVADQYARAAVIAESLLAAADGEIPLQPGETSGDVDETFHWTMSVNPYQGEDPIQFAENLPLVPYQVDLRVQWEEGDESRTYELTTLRLLSTRTGISGFR
- a CDS encoding GspH/FimT family pseudopilin, which encodes MFCAAPAAAVRSAGFTLMEMLLALAIAAALTAVAVPNVIPLMNRAQLTAASRDIASGLRYVRGQALSGAREATFELDVNHKAYRVSGRQKVFSLPDSVTISLYTAEREAGEDGIGSIRFFPDGSSTGGRVTLEAAGRKRLVDVNWLTGEVVTHEE
- the gspG gene encoding type II secretion system major pseudopilin GspG, translating into MQKQRRHNRTQRGFTLIELLVVLAIIGMLAGLVGPQVVKHLGESKTKTARLQIEELSSALDMYRLDVGRYPATDEGLAALIEQPSNAKIWNGPYLRKKKVPVDPWNNPYQYASPGQHGKFDLFTLGADAAEGGEGEDQDIVSWE
- a CDS encoding type II secretion system F family protein, whose product is MALYVYKAVDRDGETVEAEREAADETTLIMALQNEGFLPIRVVPAKSRPFAWMGFRRSKTRISQKQVGLFTRELLTLLHAGLPLDRALTVLLELTANEPALNGLISKVLDSVKGGAQLSDALEAQGGVFSRFYINLIRAGEAGGALELVLERLSDYLDRSKELRDTVTTALIYPAILVTMAVLSLLLLLTFVVPQFTEMFESAGKELPVPTQIVVGVAEGLQSYWWAFLIAVVGVASYFRYQFTDPERRQVWDARLLNLPMVGDLIRKLEVASFSRTLATLLANGVSMLAALTIVRETLGNRVVVDGVGVAVESLKSGGSLSAPLIESGLFPTLALQMIKLGEESGHLAEMLERVAVTYDKEIKISVQRMLALLEPVLIVGLGLMIAGIIISILMAILSVNDLAF
- the gspE gene encoding type II secretion system ATPase GspE, producing the protein MREKTLAIAPQQLNPPPIYPQSVEAHPYERFAEELVKRGKVRETEIHRAKRLAAQADEPKLPALLARLGLVSERDTAEVLADVGSFPLVSPADYPDTSPLPDTVAIRFLKENHVVGIAAQEHEFVVAVADPFDHDLLAALALACEKPVKPQVGLPSEIDRALEQQLGSGKTLMGQIVADFGSDEEIDEADVEHLKDLASEAPVIRMVNLIMQRAVESRASDIHVEPFEQRLKVRFRVDGVLREVEAPPVRSTAAVISRIKIMAKLNIAERRLPQDGRIKLQVQGRELDLRVSTVPTMYGESVVIRLLHKESIVFDFSSLGFEGAMLERFLDVLALPHGIILITGPTGSGKSTTLYTALHKLNTPERKIITVEDPVEYQLEGVNQIQVKPQIGLTFANALRSIVRQDPDVIMIGEMRDLETARIAVQSALTGHLVLSTLHTNDAAGGVTRLMDMGLEDYLITSTVNGILGQRLVRRLCPNCREPYPAMPEVVEEMKLARFADGPVILHRPKGCEQCDGTGYRGRLAIQEFLVISDAIRRLVMSHAQSRQIEELALQEGMYTMYEDGLRKAVMGLTTIEEVLRVTSDS
- the lpxD gene encoding UDP-3-O-(3-hydroxymyristoyl)glucosamine N-acyltransferase, whose translation is MNLLASEVFERFRHQGLIVDHRGPDMVIHRLAPIDDCAPGDLVFVDHMKYLPQVHESKPAAVVTTEAVAAELNDAGVSLLIAPNVRLAIALLKQTYGDRDVRNVEWPRVHPSAVIHESVAVPEDAVIGPGVVLGADVSLGSGVVIMANTVVERGARIGRETVIHPRCTVGYECEIGANVILKAGCVIGSEGFGFAQDERRRNYRIPHTGKVIVEDRVVIGANTNIDRATYGATIIRSGAVIDALCHIGHNVEIGEDCILCAHTGISGSTRFGKRVIASGQTGTLDHITVADDVVLLHRAGLHNSIKQPGMYAGGPAQPLQQYLKNMAVFPRLHEMWTRLKNLEKKIADLARAE
- the xth gene encoding exodeoxyribonuclease III, which produces MKIATWNVNSLRVRLPHVLNWLGQERPDVLAVQETKMTDPEFPVAELAEAGYRSVYSGQKTYNGVAVLSKLDPCDPITDPADFDDPQRRILAVTVADCRIVNLYVPNGGEVGSDKYAYKLNWLAKMRNCLRLELERHPRLVVLGDFNIAPEDRDVYDPESWREKILCSTPEREAFRALLDLGLTDAFRRFDQAEKSYTWWDYRLNAFRRNLGLRIDHILVSAPLAEDCLACRIDVEPRKLERPSDHAPVVAEFRA
- a CDS encoding P-II family nitrogen regulator; translation: MKEIKAIIQPQRLGKLRNAFRQMRGFPGMSVSRVEGCSHHEEPEVSHGIREELTDFSPKVRVEIVAPDDKVDEIVRIIRENSRTGTRGDGILWVTEIGNFLRIRLD